One genomic region from Parerythrobacter aestuarii encodes:
- a CDS encoding EAL domain-containing protein: MAIGNLFSKRNDAAKGGQRPIGKSDPRRLALLDDLENADIGWFWATDADCKLIYLSDNAAARFDCAKGGGLLGQPLSQLFQVADDGVEERVRRPLAFLLRARSTIIDLPVRLAVDDKETWWSLSGKAQFDGEGEFLGYRGSAKDITAARENEIEVGRMAKFDALTGLANRHSMTKRLATTLTAYKAAKRSCALMMLDLDRFKQVNDTLGHPAGDELLKQVAQRLERIIGTNGEIGRLGGDEFQVILPDIEDRGRLGELAGRVIQMVSQPYSVDGARAIIGTSIGIAVAPFDGIETEELVSAADLALYSAKGGGRGQYRFYSSELKDGARIRRVIEEDLRDALAMQSGLEMHYQPLVDAKTHNVKCFEALIRWNHPQRGYISPADFIPVAEDSNLIGPLGEWVLRQSCEDAAAWPGDLSVAVNVSAVQFANPELPKIVAAALDASGLPPSRLELELTESVFIGDPETTKEMFKALKKLGVRLALDDFGTGYSSLGYLKNAPFDKIKIDQSFVRGSTEPDNNNSAIITAIVSLAGALNMVTVAEGVEAKDELELVSGRGADLIQGWIFSRALPQGQVLERLESGELKFKAHGPAKYRADRISMFRRIGVIHEDHRYDAVMRNLSKTGARIEGLLDVPLGTQLVLDLGGGQLAVCTVRRSEGGEQGVEFEVPLISDGADGLCTRHRVSPYMLAAAGMPLAALPPGAYQMPKTRENDKKPPRFMQLDLTTEAARREH; the protein is encoded by the coding sequence ATGGCAATTGGGAACCTCTTCTCAAAGCGCAATGATGCGGCGAAAGGCGGCCAACGTCCGATCGGCAAGTCCGATCCGCGGCGCCTTGCCCTGCTTGATGACCTCGAAAATGCCGACATTGGCTGGTTCTGGGCCACCGACGCCGATTGCAAGCTGATCTACCTGTCCGACAATGCCGCCGCGCGGTTCGACTGTGCGAAAGGGGGAGGGCTGCTGGGGCAACCGCTGTCCCAGCTCTTCCAGGTAGCTGATGATGGCGTCGAAGAGCGGGTCCGACGGCCACTTGCATTCCTTCTTCGTGCGCGCAGCACCATCATTGATCTCCCCGTGCGCCTTGCAGTTGATGACAAGGAAACCTGGTGGTCGCTTTCCGGCAAAGCCCAATTCGACGGTGAAGGCGAGTTTCTCGGGTATCGGGGTAGCGCCAAGGACATCACCGCCGCGCGTGAAAACGAAATCGAAGTCGGACGGATGGCAAAGTTCGATGCCCTGACGGGCCTCGCAAATCGCCACAGCATGACAAAGCGACTTGCCACCACGCTGACCGCGTACAAGGCGGCCAAGCGCTCATGTGCACTGATGATGCTGGATCTGGATCGCTTCAAGCAGGTCAACGACACTCTTGGCCATCCTGCTGGCGACGAACTGCTCAAGCAGGTTGCTCAGCGTCTCGAACGTATCATCGGGACGAATGGTGAAATTGGCCGGCTCGGCGGGGATGAGTTCCAGGTAATCCTGCCGGACATCGAGGATCGCGGGCGTCTTGGCGAACTGGCTGGACGTGTCATCCAGATGGTGTCGCAACCTTACTCGGTCGACGGCGCGCGCGCGATAATTGGTACCTCGATAGGCATCGCCGTTGCGCCGTTTGACGGTATCGAAACGGAAGAGCTGGTGAGCGCAGCCGATCTGGCGCTCTACTCGGCAAAGGGCGGCGGGCGCGGCCAGTACCGTTTTTATTCCAGCGAGCTCAAGGACGGAGCCCGGATCAGGCGGGTGATCGAAGAAGACCTGCGCGATGCACTAGCGATGCAGAGCGGGCTCGAAATGCATTACCAGCCGCTGGTCGACGCCAAGACCCACAACGTGAAGTGTTTCGAAGCGTTGATACGCTGGAACCATCCGCAGCGGGGCTACATCAGCCCCGCCGACTTCATTCCCGTGGCCGAGGATTCCAACCTGATCGGGCCGCTTGGTGAGTGGGTGCTGCGCCAGTCCTGCGAAGATGCGGCGGCGTGGCCCGGCGACCTGTCCGTCGCGGTCAACGTCTCGGCCGTTCAATTTGCCAATCCGGAATTGCCCAAGATCGTTGCTGCTGCGCTGGATGCCTCGGGACTGCCGCCGTCGAGGCTGGAACTGGAACTGACCGAAAGTGTCTTCATCGGGGACCCGGAAACAACCAAGGAAATGTTCAAAGCGCTCAAGAAGCTGGGAGTTCGGCTGGCGCTTGATGATTTCGGGACCGGCTATTCCTCGCTCGGCTATCTGAAGAACGCTCCTTTCGACAAGATCAAGATCGACCAGAGTTTCGTTCGCGGTTCGACGGAGCCCGACAACAACAACTCCGCGATCATTACCGCGATCGTCAGCCTCGCAGGCGCGCTGAACATGGTCACGGTTGCCGAAGGCGTCGAAGCCAAGGATGAGCTGGAGCTTGTGAGCGGGCGCGGGGCCGATTTGATTCAGGGGTGGATATTCTCCAGGGCGCTCCCGCAGGGGCAGGTGCTGGAGCGCCTGGAAAGCGGTGAACTCAAGTTCAAGGCGCACGGCCCGGCGAAATATCGCGCGGACCGGATTTCCATGTTCCGCCGGATCGGCGTGATCCATGAGGACCACCGCTATGACGCAGTGATGCGCAACCTTTCCAAGACCGGTGCGCGGATCGAAGGCTTGCTGGATGTTCCGCTGGGAACGCAACTCGTGCTGGACCTTGGTGGCGGACAATTGGCCGTTTGCACGGTCCGCAGGTCGGAAGGAGGCGAGCAGGGCGTGGAGTTCGAAGTCCCGCTGATCAGCGACGGGGCCGACGGCCTTTGCACACGCCATCGCGTATCGCCTTACATGCTGGCGGCGGCCGGGATGCCGCTGGCCGCTCTGCCGCCCGGAGCTTACCAGATGCCCAAGACCCGGGAGAACGACAAGAAACCTCCCCGCTTCATGCAACTGGACCTCACAACGGAAGCAGCGCGCAGGGAACATTAG
- a CDS encoding EAL domain-containing protein, producing MAAMPVAWGVVGTVLHGTMPTVPTILSFIGAFGLFAASKVASDWERAFTRDRGQAVAITVLVTLLPCLLIGFCFARWVTIGQLNIAFAIAGIVSTNALAATLMSGRPQFMYGCLAASWAPLALFSNDYRTIGVFAVFAAGLVLLAQYQSKTERVRAERRQADERILNRAIDILRDYEETGNGWFWETDRRGLLTYVSDPVAVRLGTKAKRLIGRPITELFDLSHDNREGERTISFHLSARSAFHELAVKAAHSQEDRWWSISGRPIFDSFQNFCGFRGSGTDLTEKKRSQEHASRLAHFDSLTGLANRHQMSQTLEKILTTPQQANRECAVFLLDLDRFKHVNDTLGHPAGDALLKQVSQRLESTVGEMGRVGRLGGDEFEVILPGRVPRERLGYLAADIINSLSQPYSIEGQRVVIGASIGIAISPEHGETSEDVIRNADLALYAAKDGGRGRYHFYSNDLHSAAEERAKLEQDLRDAIGEGALELHYQPVVHTATERIAGFEALLRWKHVEHGYISPEKFIPIAEDTGLIHPIGEWALRTACRDLAGWPEEIRCAVNVSPLQFANQQLPAVITNAIAQAGITPSRLELEITESVFLNDDEGTDAMFTALSGIGVRLALDDFGTGYSSLGYLKTAPFNKIKIDQSFVRGATQPGSRNGAIIASITSLAQELGMDTTAEGVETLDELDLVRMHGCSHVQGYIYEKPLNVANATERLRTGLTAVARGPQSARAPRQSMLRKIVLEHENQHYHGTIRNISSTGAMIEGLWNVPPGTIFRVALTEKIIVTGTTRWSKEDRMGVEFAQRLPESDAGKIELHVSDTTFALRKAS from the coding sequence ATGGCGGCCATGCCGGTCGCGTGGGGTGTGGTCGGAACGGTCCTGCACGGGACGATGCCGACGGTCCCGACAATATTGTCCTTCATCGGTGCCTTCGGCCTGTTTGCCGCCAGCAAGGTCGCCAGTGACTGGGAGCGTGCTTTCACGCGGGACCGGGGCCAGGCCGTTGCGATAACCGTCCTGGTAACGCTGTTGCCATGCCTGCTGATCGGTTTCTGCTTTGCGCGCTGGGTCACCATTGGCCAGCTCAATATCGCCTTTGCCATCGCAGGAATCGTCAGCACCAATGCGCTGGCAGCCACGCTCATGAGCGGTCGGCCGCAATTCATGTATGGTTGCCTTGCTGCATCCTGGGCACCCTTGGCGTTGTTCTCGAATGACTACCGGACGATAGGTGTCTTCGCGGTCTTTGCCGCCGGGCTTGTGTTGCTTGCACAATACCAGTCGAAGACCGAGCGAGTGCGAGCCGAACGCCGGCAAGCTGACGAACGCATCCTCAACCGGGCCATCGATATCCTGCGCGACTATGAAGAGACGGGCAACGGCTGGTTCTGGGAGACTGATCGTCGCGGCTTGCTGACCTACGTCTCTGATCCGGTAGCCGTGCGCCTCGGGACCAAGGCCAAGCGGCTGATCGGCCGCCCGATCACAGAGCTTTTCGATCTTTCGCATGACAACCGCGAAGGCGAGCGCACCATTTCCTTCCACCTGTCGGCTCGTTCCGCCTTCCATGAACTGGCAGTAAAGGCGGCGCATTCGCAGGAAGACCGATGGTGGTCGATTTCGGGTCGGCCCATATTCGATTCCTTCCAGAACTTCTGCGGGTTCCGCGGTTCTGGGACGGACTTGACCGAGAAGAAGCGCAGCCAGGAACATGCCTCGCGCCTCGCCCATTTCGATTCACTGACCGGGCTCGCCAATCGTCACCAGATGTCGCAGACGCTGGAGAAGATCCTCACCACGCCGCAGCAGGCCAATCGCGAATGCGCTGTCTTCCTGCTCGACCTCGACCGGTTCAAGCATGTCAACGATACGCTCGGACATCCGGCCGGTGATGCCTTGCTCAAGCAGGTCTCGCAACGGCTGGAATCGACTGTCGGAGAGATGGGACGTGTCGGGCGCCTCGGCGGTGACGAATTCGAAGTAATCCTGCCCGGGCGGGTCCCGCGCGAAAGGCTTGGTTATCTCGCCGCCGATATCATCAACTCGCTTTCTCAGCCCTATTCGATCGAAGGGCAGCGGGTTGTCATCGGTGCTTCCATAGGCATTGCTATCTCACCCGAACATGGTGAAACCAGCGAGGATGTCATCCGTAACGCCGACCTTGCGCTTTATGCAGCCAAGGACGGCGGTCGCGGGCGCTATCATTTCTATTCCAACGACTTGCACTCCGCAGCCGAAGAACGCGCCAAGCTGGAGCAAGACCTGCGCGATGCCATCGGCGAAGGTGCGCTCGAGTTGCACTACCAGCCGGTCGTGCACACGGCGACAGAACGGATTGCCGGCTTCGAAGCACTCCTGCGCTGGAAGCATGTCGAGCACGGGTACATCAGCCCGGAAAAGTTCATCCCGATTGCCGAGGACACCGGCCTGATCCATCCTATCGGCGAGTGGGCCTTGCGCACGGCGTGCCGTGATCTCGCTGGCTGGCCCGAGGAAATTCGCTGCGCAGTCAACGTTTCCCCCCTGCAGTTCGCCAACCAGCAGCTACCCGCGGTAATTACCAATGCTATTGCGCAGGCGGGAATTACGCCCTCGCGCCTCGAACTGGAGATCACGGAGAGCGTCTTCCTCAATGATGACGAAGGCACCGATGCCATGTTCACTGCCTTGAGCGGAATCGGAGTCAGGCTGGCGCTCGACGATTTCGGGACGGGCTATTCCTCGCTCGGCTATCTCAAGACCGCGCCTTTCAACAAGATCAAGATCGACCAGAGCTTCGTGCGTGGCGCGACCCAGCCGGGCAGCCGCAATGGTGCCATTATCGCTTCGATCACCAGCCTTGCCCAGGAGTTGGGCATGGACACGACTGCGGAAGGGGTGGAAACCCTGGATGAACTCGACCTCGTGCGTATGCATGGGTGTAGCCACGTGCAGGGTTATATCTATGAAAAGCCGCTGAATGTTGCGAATGCAACCGAGCGGTTGCGCACTGGCTTGACCGCTGTCGCCCGTGGGCCGCAATCGGCCCGTGCACCGCGGCAAAGCATGCTCCGCAAGATCGTTCTCGAGCATGAGAACCAGCATTATCACGGGACCATCCGCAATATCTCATCGACTGGCGCGATGATCGAAGGACTTTGGAATGTTCCGCCGGGAACGATTTTCAGAGTGGCACTGACAGAGAAGATCATCGTCACCGGAACCACGCGCTGGAGCAAGGAAGACCGGATGGGTGTCGAATTTGCCCAACGCCTGCCGGAATCCGATGCCGGCAAGATCGAATTGCACGTCAGCGACACGACCTTTGCGCTGAGGAAGGCGAGTTAG
- a CDS encoding FAD-dependent oxidoreductase, with product MRHIAIIGSGPAGYYTAEAAQKHWGDDVHVDIFDMLPVPYGLIRTGVAPDHQSIKGVSRRFEKTNLNENVRFVGNITIGKDISIGELQDLYDAVVLATGAPHDRELDLPGKELGNIFGSAAFVGWYNGHPAFADLAPDLSGKHAVVIGMGNVALDVARILSKTPEEFAGADIVQHALDALAASNISTITIVGRRGPHQIMMTPKELGELMHLERASPYVDPQDLPDEAEDALLEPGLRKSVRHLRDFAAIPASIHGDTPVTIEFDMFASPLAFHGNGKVEEIEVEETTVEAGRAVGTGKKYRIKADLVVSCIGYRTSPIPDVPFDDRAGRFANDDGRILSGLYAVGWARRGPSGTIGTNRPDGYSVIEKIVEDSESGALGNGGKKGREGFDALAAERGLDVVTFRDWKKIEEAEEAAARDGAPREKFVDVASMIAARK from the coding sequence GTGCGGCATATCGCAATTATCGGCTCAGGGCCGGCCGGATATTACACCGCAGAAGCAGCACAAAAACACTGGGGGGACGATGTCCATGTCGATATCTTCGACATGCTGCCTGTCCCATATGGCCTGATCCGCACCGGCGTGGCACCCGACCACCAATCCATCAAGGGCGTGTCGAGAAGGTTCGAGAAGACCAACCTCAACGAGAATGTGCGGTTTGTCGGCAATATCACCATCGGCAAGGACATCTCGATCGGCGAGTTGCAGGACCTGTACGATGCCGTAGTCCTGGCAACTGGCGCTCCGCACGACCGTGAACTGGACCTGCCGGGCAAGGAACTGGGCAATATCTTCGGCAGCGCTGCCTTCGTCGGCTGGTACAATGGACACCCAGCCTTTGCCGATCTTGCCCCGGATCTGTCGGGCAAGCATGCAGTCGTGATCGGCATGGGCAATGTCGCACTCGACGTAGCGCGCATACTGTCGAAGACTCCGGAGGAATTTGCCGGGGCGGATATCGTGCAACACGCACTCGACGCGCTTGCCGCCAGTAACATCAGCACCATTACCATTGTCGGTCGGCGCGGCCCGCACCAGATCATGATGACACCCAAGGAACTGGGCGAGCTGATGCATCTCGAGCGCGCCAGTCCCTATGTCGATCCGCAAGATCTGCCCGATGAAGCGGAAGACGCCCTTCTCGAGCCAGGCCTGCGCAAATCAGTGCGACACTTGCGGGACTTCGCAGCCATCCCTGCCAGCATTCATGGCGACACGCCGGTCACGATCGAATTCGACATGTTCGCCAGCCCTCTCGCCTTCCATGGCAATGGGAAGGTCGAAGAGATCGAAGTCGAGGAAACTACGGTCGAGGCCGGGCGTGCTGTCGGCACCGGGAAAAAGTACCGGATCAAGGCCGACCTGGTCGTGAGTTGCATCGGTTATCGGACGTCGCCCATCCCCGATGTCCCGTTTGACGATCGGGCCGGACGGTTTGCCAATGACGATGGCCGGATCCTGTCGGGCCTCTACGCCGTCGGTTGGGCTCGACGAGGACCGTCGGGGACGATCGGCACCAACCGACCCGATGGCTATTCCGTCATTGAAAAGATTGTCGAAGACAGCGAATCGGGCGCACTCGGCAATGGCGGAAAGAAGGGGCGTGAGGGCTTCGATGCGCTGGCGGCCGAACGCGGGCTGGACGTCGTGACCTTCCGGGACTGGAAAAAGATCGAGGAAGCCGAAGAAGCCGCAGCTCGCGACGGTGCCCCGCGCGAGAAATTCGTCGATGTCGCCAGCATGATTGCGGCGCGGAAATGA
- a CDS encoding PHA/PHB synthase family protein, with translation MAVEFEDEAAQYTTALGPLVGLTREDIFGAVAVLLRETASDPQRLMRHGQEMGSDMIKIMTGKSELAPNPRDKRFMDPAWQYNPFMRAGMQYYLAVQKGMSKWLEELELDELEKDRARFISNIIIDGLAPTNTLMGNPTAQKRLIDSGGLSLIKGLKNAYTDLTQNKGMVSQVDKRPFKLGENVATSKGSVVLRTDMMELVHYAPTTDEVYEIPQLTIPPQINKMYINDLSPEKSVVKYQLDNGVQTFVISWRNPSKEQGHWDMADYVRSCREAMEAVSAITGSKKVNVSAGCSGGQTATMLASKMASDKDDLLGALTLMVCVLHPKQNDIEAGSLISQNGLELARRRAAKKGIIKGDDLARGFAWLRPNDLIWNYVINNYLLGDDPPAFDVLFWNADATNLSAALMGDFLTIFETLAFTKKGEVEMCDHKIDLSKVKSDLFILGGVTDHITPWKATYRSTQLFGSKDITYVLSHSGHMQAILNPPGNPKARYYLNNGKKLPATADEWQAGAEEMAGSWWPYWMEWVQKRSGKKHAAPKELGNAEYKPLDPAPGLYVVEEV, from the coding sequence ATGGCCGTAGAATTCGAAGATGAAGCCGCTCAGTACACCACCGCGCTCGGCCCGCTCGTTGGCCTGACGCGCGAGGATATTTTCGGCGCCGTCGCCGTCCTGCTGCGCGAAACCGCTTCCGACCCCCAGCGTCTGATGCGCCATGGGCAGGAAATGGGCAGCGACATGATCAAGATCATGACCGGCAAGAGCGAGCTTGCGCCCAATCCGCGTGACAAGCGTTTTATGGACCCGGCCTGGCAATACAATCCGTTCATGCGCGCCGGGATGCAGTATTACCTTGCCGTGCAGAAAGGCATGTCGAAATGGCTCGAGGAGCTTGAGCTGGACGAACTGGAGAAGGACCGTGCCCGGTTCATCTCCAACATCATCATTGACGGGCTCGCCCCCACCAACACGCTGATGGGCAACCCGACCGCCCAGAAGCGGTTGATCGACAGCGGCGGGCTCAGCCTGATCAAGGGTCTCAAGAACGCTTACACCGACCTGACCCAGAACAAGGGCATGGTGAGCCAGGTCGACAAGCGTCCGTTCAAGCTGGGCGAAAATGTCGCCACCTCCAAAGGCTCGGTCGTGCTGCGGACGGACATGATGGAGCTGGTCCATTACGCTCCGACCACCGACGAGGTCTACGAGATCCCGCAGCTGACGATCCCGCCGCAGATCAACAAGATGTACATCAACGACCTCTCGCCAGAGAAGTCGGTCGTGAAGTACCAGCTCGACAATGGCGTCCAGACCTTTGTCATCAGCTGGCGCAATCCGTCGAAGGAACAGGGCCATTGGGACATGGCCGACTATGTCCGTTCCTGCCGCGAAGCGATGGAGGCGGTCAGCGCCATCACCGGCTCCAAGAAGGTCAATGTCTCGGCCGGTTGTTCGGGCGGGCAGACCGCAACCATGCTGGCCAGCAAGATGGCCAGCGACAAGGATGATTTGCTTGGCGCGCTCACATTGATGGTGTGCGTGCTGCACCCCAAACAGAACGATATCGAAGCCGGCTCACTGATCAGCCAGAACGGCCTGGAACTCGCACGTCGTCGCGCAGCCAAGAAGGGCATCATCAAGGGCGACGACCTCGCCCGCGGCTTCGCCTGGCTGCGACCCAACGACCTGATCTGGAACTACGTCATCAACAACTACCTGCTGGGCGACGATCCGCCTGCGTTCGACGTGCTGTTCTGGAATGCCGACGCAACCAACCTCTCAGCCGCACTGATGGGCGATTTCCTGACCATTTTCGAGACGCTGGCCTTCACCAAGAAAGGCGAAGTCGAGATGTGCGATCACAAGATCGATCTCAGCAAGGTGAAGAGCGACCTCTTCATCCTTGGCGGCGTGACCGACCACATCACGCCGTGGAAGGCGACCTACCGTTCGACGCAGCTGTTCGGGTCGAAGGACATCACCTACGTCCTCTCGCATTCGGGCCACATGCAGGCGATCCTCAACCCGCCGGGCAACCCCAAGGCGCGCTACTACCTCAACAACGGCAAGAAGCTGCCGGCAACCGCCGACGAATGGCAGGCCGGGGCTGAGGAAATGGCCGGCAGCTGGTGGCCCTACTGGATGGAATGGGTGCAAAAGCGCAGTGGCAAGAAACACGCGGCACCCAAGGAACTGGGGAATGCGGAGTACAAACCGCTGGACCCGGCCCCCGGTCTCTACGTAGTGGAGGAGGTCTAA
- a CDS encoding alpha/beta fold hydrolase: MTKKQELTADISMVEVGGRTLRVAAWRLDEPSDHPPVLFFNGIGANIEAVAPLAEALDDRGFIMFDMPGVGESPDPVVPYNPFTMSWTTASLLDKYGIEMVDVVGISWGGAMAQHFALQHGGRVRKLALIATTAGMLMVPGNPAAFTKMADPRRYIDPEFMNEHFATLYGGIDADGAEHQKDSHIGRLKPPSPRGYVYQLLCMLGWTSAPALPFLTKETLIMMGDDDQIVLPINGKFLNTLIPNSRLYTVKGGGHLFLLTHADESIAELRGFLDGVEANEAEAA; this comes from the coding sequence TTGACGAAGAAGCAGGAACTTACCGCCGATATCTCGATGGTAGAAGTCGGTGGACGGACATTGCGGGTGGCAGCCTGGCGGCTCGATGAGCCGTCCGATCACCCGCCGGTCCTGTTCTTCAATGGCATTGGCGCCAATATCGAGGCGGTCGCCCCGCTGGCCGAAGCGCTCGACGATCGCGGCTTCATCATGTTCGACATGCCCGGGGTCGGGGAATCGCCTGATCCGGTCGTGCCCTACAATCCCTTCACCATGAGCTGGACCACCGCCAGCCTGCTCGACAAGTATGGCATCGAGATGGTCGACGTGGTCGGCATCAGCTGGGGCGGCGCGATGGCGCAGCATTTCGCGCTCCAGCACGGCGGGCGCGTGCGCAAGCTGGCGCTGATCGCCACCACTGCGGGCATGCTGATGGTACCGGGCAACCCCGCCGCCTTCACCAAGATGGCCGACCCGCGCCGCTACATCGACCCCGAATTCATGAACGAGCATTTCGCCACGCTCTATGGCGGCATCGATGCCGATGGCGCGGAGCATCAGAAGGACAGCCATATTGGCCGCCTCAAGCCACCTTCCCCAAGGGGTTATGTCTACCAGCTGCTATGCATGCTGGGCTGGACCAGCGCCCCTGCGCTGCCGTTCCTGACCAAGGAAACGCTGATAATGATGGGCGATGACGACCAGATCGTACTGCCCATCAATGGCAAGTTCCTCAACACGTTGATCCCCAACAGCCGTCTCTACACCGTCAAGGGTGGCGGGCACCTGTTCCTGCTGACTCATGCCGACGAGAGCATTGCCGAGCTGCGTGGGTTCCTCGATGGGGTCGAGGCAAACGAAGCCGAAGCTGCCTGA
- a CDS encoding MFS transporter → MTVTTPAHHDDAFNDPHHPETTARPSTGIGGAMGKTGFAWAVFELARNPYYILIVIYIFAPYFARDIIGADLLASGTLDGLDPDTARATANAQGQATIASVTKWAGFIAALTAPFLGAALDRGGRLKPILAIFLGSIVTCSALLWFAMPGGQGLPVGAIMALLVVAYVSYTYSEVTHNAMLSVAGEPNRLGMISGLGLGLGNLGGVLIFAAMALLFILPGTMQWPFAAPLFGIDLASFEHARIAGPICAVWLAVFSIPFFLNARDPGVPGASWATAVRTGARSVIQTFREATRYRELLKYLLARMFYADGMAALLALGAVYVALFLEWNFLEMLCYAIFASAWAFLGGLFGGWLENKVGVKYALILVIFGMVLTLLVQLSITQESLFFGAIANYQVWDGPVFQTLSDLVYLGLIGIVGVTATASISSSRTMLVALAPSGRSGEFFGLYAIAGTITVWMGPLLVEYFTLWSNSQRIGMASISMLFVIGLAVLFSIRMPSSPAASH, encoded by the coding sequence GTGACGGTCACCACCCCTGCGCATCATGACGATGCCTTCAACGATCCTCATCATCCGGAAACGACGGCCCGACCCAGTACGGGTATCGGCGGCGCGATGGGCAAGACGGGTTTTGCCTGGGCAGTCTTCGAATTGGCGCGCAACCCGTACTACATCCTGATCGTCATCTATATTTTCGCGCCCTATTTCGCGCGCGATATCATCGGGGCGGACCTGCTTGCCAGCGGGACGCTTGACGGGCTGGATCCGGATACCGCGCGCGCCACCGCCAATGCACAAGGCCAGGCCACCATTGCTTCGGTCACCAAATGGGCCGGCTTTATCGCGGCCTTGACCGCCCCCTTCCTCGGCGCTGCACTCGATCGCGGCGGACGGCTGAAGCCGATCCTGGCCATTTTCCTGGGTTCGATCGTGACCTGTTCGGCCCTGCTGTGGTTCGCCATGCCGGGCGGACAGGGGCTGCCGGTCGGCGCAATCATGGCGCTGCTGGTGGTGGCCTATGTCAGCTACACCTATTCCGAAGTCACCCATAATGCGATGCTGAGCGTGGCGGGGGAGCCCAACCGGCTGGGCATGATTTCGGGCCTCGGTCTTGGCCTCGGTAACCTGGGCGGGGTTCTCATCTTTGCCGCGATGGCGCTGCTCTTCATCCTCCCCGGTACGATGCAATGGCCATTTGCAGCACCATTGTTCGGGATCGACCTCGCCAGTTTCGAACATGCCCGCATCGCCGGCCCCATCTGCGCGGTATGGCTGGCGGTGTTCTCCATTCCGTTCTTCCTCAATGCCCGCGATCCGGGCGTGCCGGGCGCAAGCTGGGCCACGGCGGTCAGGACCGGGGCTCGCAGCGTGATCCAGACCTTCCGCGAGGCAACCCGCTATCGCGAGCTGCTCAAATACCTGCTGGCACGCATGTTCTACGCCGATGGCATGGCGGCCTTGCTGGCGCTGGGTGCGGTCTATGTCGCTCTGTTCCTCGAATGGAATTTCCTGGAAATGCTCTGCTACGCCATCTTCGCCTCGGCCTGGGCCTTCCTTGGCGGGTTGTTCGGCGGGTGGCTGGAGAACAAGGTCGGCGTGAAATACGCGCTGATCCTTGTCATCTTCGGGATGGTGCTGACTCTTCTGGTGCAACTGTCCATCACGCAGGAGAGCCTGTTCTTTGGCGCAATCGCCAATTACCAGGTCTGGGACGGGCCCGTTTTCCAGACCCTGTCGGACCTTGTCTACCTTGGCCTCATCGGCATCGTCGGGGTGACGGCGACGGCGAGCATATCCTCCAGCCGGACCATGCTGGTCGCGCTCGCTCCATCCGGCCGCAGCGGCGAATTCTTCGGGCTCTATGCCATTGCCGGAACGATCACCGTGTGGATGGGGCCGCTGCTGGTGGAATACTTCACGCTGTGGTCGAACAGCCAGCGCATCGGCATGGCGTCGATCTCCATGCTGTTCGTGATCGGGCTGGCGGTGCTGTTCTCGATCAGGATGCCGAGTAGTCCGGCAGCCAGTCACTGA
- a CDS encoding alpha/beta fold hydrolase produces the protein MERQTSWTPDAASGITIDWVDANGLTFEVAKAGEGEHLALCVHGFPELHYSWRHQMQHLAKMGYRVWAPNMRGYGETTRPEGIRSYALDHLTQDLAALIDASGATKVTLIAHDWGAIVAWAFAILRLRPLERLVIMNVPHPAVGQREIKHWRQFKKSWYIFFFQLPWLPEKMLGRGGKGRAIGQLFQRTSCHPERFGREVQEVYSRAAAKPGALTAMFNYYRALLQCRNTIDVGDMRIEIPTLLVWGEEDVALNIKCTEGTEEWVPQITVKRLPGVSHWVQQDAPDQVNAILSDWLPDYSAS, from the coding sequence ATGGAGAGGCAGACAAGCTGGACGCCCGATGCGGCGAGCGGGATCACCATCGACTGGGTCGATGCCAATGGGCTGACCTTCGAGGTCGCAAAAGCGGGTGAGGGTGAGCACCTGGCGCTATGCGTGCACGGCTTTCCAGAGCTGCATTACAGCTGGCGCCACCAGATGCAGCATCTCGCGAAGATGGGTTATCGCGTATGGGCACCCAACATGCGCGGCTATGGGGAAACCACGCGGCCTGAGGGCATTCGTAGCTACGCGCTCGACCATTTGACGCAGGACCTCGCCGCGCTGATCGATGCGAGCGGTGCGACGAAAGTCACTCTCATCGCGCACGACTGGGGGGCGATCGTGGCCTGGGCCTTTGCCATCCTGAGGCTGCGCCCGCTGGAGCGGCTGGTGATCATGAATGTCCCGCATCCTGCCGTGGGCCAGCGCGAGATCAAACATTGGCGGCAGTTCAAGAAGAGCTGGTATATCTTCTTCTTCCAGCTGCCATGGTTGCCGGAGAAGATGCTGGGGCGCGGCGGCAAGGGCCGGGCGATCGGCCAGCTTTTCCAGCGTACCAGTTGCCACCCTGAGCGGTTCGGGCGCGAAGTGCAGGAGGTCTACAGCCGTGCTGCGGCCAAGCCCGGCGCTCTGACGGCGATGTTCAACTACTACCGCGCCTTGCTGCAGTGCCGGAATACCATTGACGTTGGCGACATGCGCATCGAAATCCCGACCTTGCTGGTGTGGGGCGAGGAAGATGTCGCGCTCAACATCAAGTGTACCGAGGGAACCGAAGAATGGGTCCCGCAGATCACCGTGAAGCGGCTGCCGGGAGTCTCGCACTGGGTCCAGCAGGATGCGCCAGACCAGGTCAACGCGATCCTCAGTGACTGGCTGCCGGACTACTCGGCATCCTGA